The Streptomyces uncialis genomic interval CAGGCACAGCCCCCCGCGCACGCGTACCCGCAACCGCAGTACCCGTATCCCGGCGGGCGTCCGCACCCGGGTACGGGCGGCCGCCCGCACCCTGGCCTGCCGTCGCGGAGAGTCCGCCCGCACCCGGAGTACCCGAGCGCCCGCCCGCACCCGGACACCACCGGGCGGCCCGACCGGGACACCCCGCCGCCCCCCGACCCCCGCCGTATGGTCGTGGAACTGGTCGAGCAGGCACCGCCCGGCACGGAAGTGCCCCTCCAGGTGCAGATCGTGCAGGACCGGTCGGCGGACGACCGCGCGGAACCGGGCATCGCGCTGCGCGCGTTCGCGGTCCCGGCGGACGGGGCGCGGCTGCTGATCACCGTGCACGCGCCGGGGCTGATCGCGCTGGGCGACCTCCAGCAGGAGGTGACGGTCCGGCCCGGCACCGACTCCGATGTGCTGACGTTCGGGCTGCGCACGGCGGCGGAGGGGCTGCGCGCGGTCACCGTACGGGCGTTCCACGCGGGGACGTTCCTGGGCGAACTGCGGGTCCAGCTGTCGGTGCGGCACGGCACCCCGGCCCGTTCCGGCCCGCCGCGTGTGGCCCCGCTCGCGTCGGTCGCCTTCGACCCGGGCGAGGTGACCCTCCAGGTGCTCAGGGGCGAGGACGGCTCGTACAGCTTCCAGCTGATCAGCGAGACCTGCTACGCCCCGGAGTCGTTCCGGCTGCTCGGCGGCGACCCCCGGTGGATCGCGGACCGGGTGTACCGGGAGCTGCGCCAGGCGGCGGCCGAGTCGGGACCGGGCTCGGACGGGGTGGCGGGGGCCCGGCGGCTGCGGAACCTGGGCGTCGAGATGTGGGCGTCGGCGGTACCCGAACCCGTACGGCGGCAGTTCTGGGCCGAGGCGGACCGCATCTCGTCGGTGACGGTGCTCGGCGCGCACGACCTGGTGCCGTGGGAGCTGCTGTACCCGCTGGACGGCGACTGCGAGGGCGAGGGGTTCCTGTCGGAGTGGCTGCCGGTGATCCGCCGGACGTTCGGCCAGCAGCGGGTCCGGGAGCTGGATCTGTCCCGGGCCGCGTTCGTCGTGCCGCCGGACTCCCCGGAGGGCGCGGCGGAGGAGATCGCGTCGCTGCGCCGGCTGTTCGGCGCGGGGGTCACCGACCTCGGGGTGTTCACGGAACGTTCGGCGGTCAGCGGTCTGGTCGAGAGCGGGTTCGGGGGGCTGCTGCACTTCGCGTGCCACAACACGTTCAGCGACGAGGGCTCGCAAGTGGCGATGGCGGACGGCCCGTTCGACCCGATCGACCTGGCGTACGCGACGCACTCCCGCTCGCTGCGGGACTCGCGCCCCCTGGTGTTCTTCAACGCGTGCCGCAGCGCCGGCGAGATCGGCTGGTACGCGGCGAGCCTCGGCTGGGGCACGCAGTTCCTGCGCTCGGGCGCGGGAGCGTTCGTCGGCACCCTCTGGCCGGTCCGCTCCGACGCGGCCCACGACTTCGCCCGCGCCTTCTACACCGAACTCCTCACCCGCGACCGCACCCTGGGCCAGGCGTCCCTCCACGCCCGCAGAGCGGTCCGCCGCGGCGACGGCGACCCGACGGGCCTGGCATACGCGGTGTACGGCAGCCCGGCGGCCCGTGCGGGTCGCCTTCGCTAGCGCTTCCGAGGTCCGTCCGGCTGGACGTACTTGTCCCTGTGCCGTCGCTCGTGGGGTGCGCAGTTCCCCGCGCCCCTTTGGGGCGCACCCTGTGGGTCCTTCGGGTTGGTGCCGGTCGGGATTCTCCGTCCTCGCTCCAACGCGCTCGGTACGACGTCCACTGACCCGACTGAAGAGCATCGGAGTCTGCGGGCAGAGATTCCCGCCCACCCCCTTCGGTAGCCGAGCGCCCGCACGGGGAGGGTGGTTCAACCCCGCCCGGCCCGGAGCCTGACCACACCCGCAGGCCGAGAACAGCCCCCACCCGAAGGACAACACCAGCCAGGCAGCGCCCCGACAGGGGCGCGGGGAACTGCGCACCCACGTGAGTACCCGCACGGAATGAGGTACGCCCAGGAATGGAACCCCAGGGGCGCGGGGAACTGCGCACCCCACGAGCGACGGCACAGGAACGAAGTGCGCCGCGCCGGACAGCCCTGGGAAGCGCAAGCGAAGGCGACCCGCAGGGAACTGCGCGAAACCACCGAGCGACGGCACCGGAAACAAGTACGCCCAGCACAAGAATCCCAGGGGCGCGGGGAACTGCGCACCCACGTGAGTACCCGCACGGAATGAGGTACGCCCAGGAATGGAACCCCAGGGGCGCGGGGAACTGCGCACCCCACGAGCGACGGCACAGGAACGAAGTGCGCCGCGCCGGACAGCCCTGGGAAGCGCAAGCGAAGGCGACCCGCGGGGAACTGCGCGAAACCACCGAGCGACGGCACGGGGAACAAGTACGTCCCGCCGGACAGACCTCGGAAGCGCAAGCGAAGGCGACCCGCAACCAACTCACCTCCCCCACAGGTCTTGGGTCCGACGCCCGCTCGCACGGCGGGCGTCGGACGACCGGTACCGAGGGGACCCCATGAGATCTGTAGACAGGCGAGAAGGACGTTTCGCGGACCGCCTCACGAGCCGCTCCGCCGCCGCGTGCCTGGCGGTCGCGGGAATACTCGCGGGCGTGCTGGTCGGCAACTCCGCGCTGGGAACCGTGCCCGGCTGCGGATTCGGCAGTGACGCCTACCCGTCCCAGACCGCCGGGGACTGGACCGCCCACGCGGATCACGTGGTCGTGGCCACCCCGGTGAAGGAGCGGAGCATCAACAGGCGGGACTACGAGGAAGGCCGGACCTTATACGACGTGGAACGCGAGGTGACCTTCCGCGCCGATGACGTCCTTTGGGGTACGGAGCGCCCCGGACGTCCGGTAGGCGCCGAGTTCGAACTGGTCGCTCCCGGCTGGAGGGTGATCAGGGCGTCGGGCGACCGCTTCGACCATACGAACGCGAACGCGCCCCGCTTCGAAACCGGCCACACCTACCTCCTCGCCCTGCGATGGGATGCCGGCCGGTGGGCCGTGCTCGGGGAGGGCGCCGCCGTCCCCTTCGACGACCGCACGGTCGGCCAGGGCGAATGGTGCGGGCGCGACCTCAGCAAGGAGGACGTCGCCCGAGGCGAGCGCTTCTCCCGCCCGGACGACACCAGCCTTGAGGAATCCCTGCTGGGCCGGAACGCGCAAGCGGTCACCCGTGAACTCGACAAGGCGAGCAGGAAGTGACCACCGGAGCCGTGCGGCCGCCGGGCGGGCGGGAAGCGGACCGCCTGTCGCCGCACAGTCCGCCCGCGTGCCCTGCCAGCCGGTCACACCTGCGGTGACCTGCTGAGACCCGTACAACCAATGGCCGCCTCCGACGGTCCTGCTCGACAACCTCTGATCAACGGATCACGGATCACGGATCACGGCCCGACGGGCCGCTGTCCGTGGCCGACCAGGACTGAAGGACTCGATGAACCCAGCCAGACGCACCACCGCCACAGCCTTGGTCCTGGCCACGGCGGGCGGGGTGCTCCACGCCACTGCCGCGCCCGCCTCCGCGGCGGTGAGCTGTACCTCCCCTGTCTTCAAGCGGCAGGTCTTCGCGAACACCACGTTCGCCGGTACGCCGAAGAAGACGGACTGCGACTCCGCGATCGACCAGAACTGGGGTACGGGCGCACCCGCGTCCCGCGTGCCGAAGGACAACTTCGGTGTTCGCTGGACCGTGACCCGCGACTTCGGCTCCGGTGGCCCGTTCACGCTGAACGTGGCCGCTCAGGACGGCATCCGGGTGTACCTCGACAACAGCCGCAAGGTCGATCTCTGGAGGAACGTCTCCGCGACACAGAAGAAGACCGTCAACATCAACGTCCCCTCCGGCAAGCACACCCTCCGGGTCGACTTCGTCAACTGGAGCGGAAAGGCGAACGTCAAGTTCGGCTACCAGCCGCGGACCGCGGCGTCGGTCGACAGGGTCAAGCCCCTTGCTCCGACGGCTCCGGCCGTGTCGTACAGCGCCTCGACCGGCAAGGCCGAGCTGACCTGGGCGAAGAACAAGGAGATGGACCTCGCGGACTACCGTGTGTTCCGCCGCGCCAAGGGAGCCGCCTTCAGCACCAGGCCGCTCGCGACGACGATCTCCACGACGTACACGGACACCACCCTGCCCAAGAACGGGGACGTGTACTACTACGAGGTACGGGCCCGCGACAAGGCAGGCAACCAGTCGGCGGGTACGGCCGACAAGGGCGTCACGACCGCCGACCGTACGGCGCCGGACCGGGTCAGGGGGATCTCGGCGGAGGGCACGACCGCGGGCAACACCGTCCACTGGCTGGCCTCCTCGAAGGACGTCCGCCACTACGAGGTGTCGGGCGCACCGGTGGGACAGCAGGACGCGGACGGCCCCGTCGTCGTCCCCGGCACCTCCTACACGGACCCGGCGGCGGTCGCCGGTACGCCCGTCACGTACACCGTGCGCGCGGTCGACGCGGCCGGGAACAAGTCCGCGGTGTCCCAGCCCGTCTCGGTCACCCGGCCCGCGGCTTCCGCCGTGCCCGCCCCGTCCGCGCTCCGGGCCGAACCCCTGGACGCCTTCACCGACGTCACCTGGTCCGGCGCCGACGGTTCCGACGCCGCGGTCACCGGTTTCCACGTCTATCGCCGCACAGCGTCGACCGGTGCCTGGGCCCTGGTGGGCAAGGCCGCCGCGTCCGCCACCTCGTACCAGGACACGTCGGCTCCGAAGGGCCGCGCGTACTACTACGTCGTGGCCGTGGACGACGGTGACGCCGAGTCGGCCCCGTCCGGCACGACCACCCTCGACCGCCGCACCCCGGCCACCAGCGACGGGCCGCGCGCACCGCGACTCGACCTGATCTCGTCGGGTTCCACCCGGTCACCCATCATGGTCGGCATCAAGCCCGGCGCGGGCGACGAGAAGAGGCTGCTGAGCGGCTACTCCTGGAACATCTCCGGCGCGTGCGGCGACAGCGGCCTGGGCGGCATGACGACGACCACCACGATCTCGTGGACACCCCCGTACAACGGCCCCTGCGCGGTGACCGTGTTCGCCGTGGACACGTACGGAAGGCAGGGCGAAACGGCCGGCCAACTGGAGTTCATGGTCAACCGCTGACCCCGGAACCTCGCTGTACAGAGGGAGAGCCGACCCCCTGGGCTCTCCCCCGACCTCGGGCGGCCGAGGGCGTCACGGCCGTGCATTCGACAGAAGGGCACGTCAGCCTCTGCGGCCTTGGAGCCATCAGGCGTGGTTGTCAGTGCCCGGTTCTAGGGTGCCCCCATGGCGACATTTCGATCCGGTTTCACGCTCAGGCGCATGGTCAAGGAGGCGCGGGAGCTCACCGAGCACGCCACCGTGCGGGAGCGGATCGACGCGGTTTTGCACATAATGGGTGGCCCTGGTGGGACGTACGGCAAGGGCAGACCGCTGGTGGAGGCCTTGGAGGATGTCGCCCAAGAGGCCCTTCTGCACGAGGACATCGCGTTCGCTCAGCGCTTCCAGAGGTTCGCCGGCTACGCCGGCGGCAGCCTCTTCCTCGACACCGTGGAGTACTACTACGACGAGGGGGCTCGGCGGCGCAGCGAGGAGTACATGCGGCGGATGGCCGCCTTGGGTGCCGAGCGAGCGGTGGCAGTCCTGGAGGCATTGTGCGCCGACAACCCTGACGCGAGCGCCGCCGATGCCCATGCCCTCTTTCGCGGCATCGCCCGATCTACCGACCATCTGGGAATCGGAAGCGGAGAGGGCGGGATCCAGCTGTCCACCAGGGACTTGAAGTACCTCCAGCGACATGGCCACATGGAGCTGGTCCTACGGAACCTGCCCCGGCCAGCCACCGCCGAGACCGCCCGGATGATGAGCGATGTCCTGGCGGACGCCGACGCGGGAATGCTGGCCCAACTGCTCGAACTGAAGGCCAGACGGGCCGGCCTTGCGTCCCTGCGTGCTGTGGTGGACCACTCGGACAGCTCCGAGAGCGCGCTCCACGCCTGTCTGAAGAACCAGGAGTGGATCTTCGGTGGTGCCTATGTGGCCGAGCTTGCCCGCCGTCAGTACACCCCCGAAACCATTCTCGACATCCCGCTGCTGCGTGGTGACGGATCTCTCCACGTGGTGGAACTCAAGCGCGCCAACATCCAGGACCTGGTGATCCGGCCCAGCGGCCACCTCATGCTGGGTGCGCCGGCACACCGCGCGGTCTCCCAGGCGCAGAACTACCTCCGGGCCATGGACGAGAACCGACAGACCATCCTCGCGCGGTACGGCATCGATACTCGCAGGGCCTCGGCGACGGTCGTGATCGGGCACCCGCAGTACGTGAGAGGGAGCATCACACCCCAGGAGGTCGCGGAGACGCTGCGAACCTACAACACGCACATGGCACGCATAGAAGTGATCACGTACGAGACCCTGCTGGAGTCGGCATCCCGGATGCTGGCGCTCTCGTCGGCAGGTCAGGACCCCACCCCGATCGAGGACCCCACGGCATGAACGACACCACTCCTGGGATCGAGTCGCTCCTTGCGAGCCTCTGCGGTGGCGCGATCACCGGCAAGGATTACATCGGCTACTTCCTCAACGAGCACGGAGAGGAACTCGTTTTCGCTCAGCGCAAGGGCGAGAAGACGGCCCGGCTCTGGCACAGCGACGCGGACTGGAAGATGTTCCGTATTGGTGATCATTCGATACGGGTGGACGGACCCATGGACGGGATGATCACCATCGGCGATCTGATCATCGATCGCTCGGAGGCGTCATGGCTGTCCTCCTGCCTGGCAGCCTCCCGTCATATGCGCTCCAGGCGCTGATGGCGACTTCGCAACGTGGCGCTCGCGAGCGTCGCCCCTGGTGGCGAAGGACGACCTTTGACCTCTGGCGATCATGCCTCCGAATTTGCGGCGCACTTCTGCGACAATTCGGTGGGACTGATTCGAATGGAATGCTGACGGAGAGTGGTGGCGGTGCTGTTCGAGTGACGTGTAGAAATCGGAAGGTTCGTCCACCCCGGATGGCCGACACTGCACGGCTCATCTGAGAAAAGCGTCATCGATCCATTCCCCAAGCCATGCGTCATGGATGGTTGAAACTGCCCGTATATTGAGTCATGACTGAGGGGCGGCTCCTGGGTCGTGACGGAATCCGAGCATGCTGCTCACCGAATATGCGATTTCGATCA includes:
- a CDS encoding CHAT domain-containing protein codes for the protein MNDHPNLLPEDRPAYERCVDQGIRTLRASPSPPDPRLSEVLRTMALNATFQVNESAAPEYEEYVRRRAAARASPGWASDAGDAFAGAAPTTAPARKPFPRGRVALVVLGLLLGGSALAVLLLGEPGTAAVVLGAVAALTVLGAVPLRGLGAARLPKPLRRRRPAPEPVAQAGRADGPTRGHDLRTARREWEAALLYRGVLPFLRTALESSAEVRLDARLADVRSTRTIRLRPTARRRVSERGPGYGPPPAADSGTTTDTLDRPWPGGSERDRPWPGGSEPDRPWPGGSERDRPWPGGSEPDFSSPDYGAWDAADEPDEDEPPYDDPEREHGSTEPGAGWGPSKTPGRDPGEDSGPPDPEPPVRADPPHPHGGYGQAQPPAHAYPQPQYPYPGGRPHPGTGGRPHPGLPSRRVRPHPEYPSARPHPDTTGRPDRDTPPPPDPRRMVVELVEQAPPGTEVPLQVQIVQDRSADDRAEPGIALRAFAVPADGARLLITVHAPGLIALGDLQQEVTVRPGTDSDVLTFGLRTAAEGLRAVTVRAFHAGTFLGELRVQLSVRHGTPARSGPPRVAPLASVAFDPGEVTLQVLRGEDGSYSFQLISETCYAPESFRLLGGDPRWIADRVYRELRQAAAESGPGSDGVAGARRLRNLGVEMWASAVPEPVRRQFWAEADRISSVTVLGAHDLVPWELLYPLDGDCEGEGFLSEWLPVIRRTFGQQRVRELDLSRAAFVVPPDSPEGAAEEIASLRRLFGAGVTDLGVFTERSAVSGLVESGFGGLLHFACHNTFSDEGSQVAMADGPFDPIDLAYATHSRSLRDSRPLVFFNACRSAGEIGWYAASLGWGTQFLRSGAGAFVGTLWPVRSDAAHDFARAFYTELLTRDRTLGQASLHARRAVRRGDGDPTGLAYAVYGSPAARAGRLR
- a CDS encoding Shedu anti-phage system protein SduA domain-containing protein, producing MVKEARELTEHATVRERIDAVLHIMGGPGGTYGKGRPLVEALEDVAQEALLHEDIAFAQRFQRFAGYAGGSLFLDTVEYYYDEGARRRSEEYMRRMAALGAERAVAVLEALCADNPDASAADAHALFRGIARSTDHLGIGSGEGGIQLSTRDLKYLQRHGHMELVLRNLPRPATAETARMMSDVLADADAGMLAQLLELKARRAGLASLRAVVDHSDSSESALHACLKNQEWIFGGAYVAELARRQYTPETILDIPLLRGDGSLHVVELKRANIQDLVIRPSGHLMLGAPAHRAVSQAQNYLRAMDENRQTILARYGIDTRRASATVVIGHPQYVRGSITPQEVAETLRTYNTHMARIEVITYETLLESASRMLALSSAGQDPTPIEDPTA
- a CDS encoding fibronectin type III domain-containing protein, producing the protein MNPARRTTATALVLATAGGVLHATAAPASAAVSCTSPVFKRQVFANTTFAGTPKKTDCDSAIDQNWGTGAPASRVPKDNFGVRWTVTRDFGSGGPFTLNVAAQDGIRVYLDNSRKVDLWRNVSATQKKTVNINVPSGKHTLRVDFVNWSGKANVKFGYQPRTAASVDRVKPLAPTAPAVSYSASTGKAELTWAKNKEMDLADYRVFRRAKGAAFSTRPLATTISTTYTDTTLPKNGDVYYYEVRARDKAGNQSAGTADKGVTTADRTAPDRVRGISAEGTTAGNTVHWLASSKDVRHYEVSGAPVGQQDADGPVVVPGTSYTDPAAVAGTPVTYTVRAVDAAGNKSAVSQPVSVTRPAASAVPAPSALRAEPLDAFTDVTWSGADGSDAAVTGFHVYRRTASTGAWALVGKAAASATSYQDTSAPKGRAYYYVVAVDDGDAESAPSGTTTLDRRTPATSDGPRAPRLDLISSGSTRSPIMVGIKPGAGDEKRLLSGYSWNISGACGDSGLGGMTTTTTISWTPPYNGPCAVTVFAVDTYGRQGETAGQLEFMVNR